A window of the Candidatus Edwardsbacteria bacterium genome harbors these coding sequences:
- a CDS encoding YgiQ family radical SAM protein, translating into MTKTEMDSLGWEQCDIILVSGDAYVDHPSFGPAIIGRVLEAQGFKVGIIAQPDWHSPDDFTRLGRPRLFFGVTSGNIDSMLHHYTANKKLRHDDPYSPGGRHGLRPNRAAIVYSNLIRQAYKDVPIVLGGIEASLRRLAHYDYWDDAARRSILFDARADLLVYGMGEKAIGRIAQILNTEGGIQKPVLRLANLPDIRMDLELQDIPGTAVIIRGSELQNIGTSDTVELPSFEEVSASKEAFNRAFVIAANEANPYFGKRLLQKHGDRYLLVNPPALPMNSEELDAVYALPFQRQPHPSYTEPIPALETVKWSVTSHRGCYGGCSFCTLFFHQGPVIQSRSIESIINEIELLARDPKFKGIISDIGGPTANMYGTGCKIDGRERFCRKPSCLAPQMCENLKPGQHASVKLWHEALKVPGVKNIFVASGVRYDLALHDHKYSKELIQKHTGGHLKVAPEHCAANVLKQMNKPALSVFIEFIKIFRHLSKKEQYLVPYLISSHPGCSYDDMLDLKSFLKRNDLVVEQVQDFIPLPMTASAAMYHTGRNPYSGQELFVEKTAAGKLRQRYVLEAGRGDQWEGSGKNERKYKRLKQTRRKP; encoded by the coding sequence ATGACAAAAACCGAGATGGATTCCTTGGGCTGGGAGCAGTGCGACATCATCCTGGTCTCCGGCGATGCCTATGTGGACCATCCCTCGTTCGGCCCGGCGATCATCGGCCGGGTGCTGGAGGCTCAGGGCTTCAAAGTGGGCATCATCGCCCAGCCCGACTGGCACAGTCCGGATGATTTCACCAGGCTGGGCAGGCCCCGGCTTTTCTTCGGTGTCACCTCCGGCAACATAGATTCCATGCTGCACCACTATACCGCCAACAAAAAACTGCGGCATGACGATCCGTATTCTCCGGGAGGCCGACATGGGTTAAGGCCCAATAGGGCTGCCATAGTCTACTCCAACCTGATCCGCCAGGCCTACAAGGATGTGCCCATTGTGCTGGGAGGGATAGAGGCTTCTTTGCGCCGTCTGGCCCATTACGATTATTGGGACGATGCCGCGCGGCGCTCCATCCTGTTCGATGCCAGGGCCGACCTGCTGGTCTACGGAATGGGGGAGAAGGCGATTGGCAGGATAGCTCAGATACTGAATACTGAAGGCGGAATACAGAAACCTGTCCTGAGACTTGCAAACCTGCCCGACATCCGAATGGATTTAGAACTACAGGATATACCGGGGACGGCGGTCATTATCAGAGGTTCAGAACTTCAAAACATCGGAACTTCGGATACTGTGGAGTTGCCGTCGTTCGAGGAAGTATCCGCCTCAAAAGAAGCCTTCAACAGGGCATTCGTCATTGCGGCCAACGAGGCCAATCCATATTTCGGGAAAAGACTACTGCAGAAGCACGGCGACCGGTACCTATTGGTAAACCCGCCGGCCCTGCCGATGAACTCCGAAGAGCTTGATGCCGTCTATGCCTTGCCGTTTCAACGCCAGCCCCATCCGTCCTACACCGAGCCCATACCGGCATTGGAGACGGTCAAATGGTCAGTAACTTCCCATCGGGGCTGTTACGGCGGCTGCAGTTTCTGTACCTTGTTCTTTCATCAGGGGCCGGTGATCCAATCGCGCAGTATTGAATCTATTATTAATGAAATCGAATTGCTGGCCAGGGATCCCAAATTCAAAGGGATCATCAGCGATATCGGCGGACCCACCGCCAACATGTACGGGACGGGGTGCAAGATAGACGGCCGGGAGAGGTTCTGCCGGAAGCCCAGCTGCCTGGCTCCGCAGATGTGCGAAAATTTAAAACCGGGCCAGCATGCCAGCGTCAAGCTTTGGCATGAGGCGTTAAAAGTGCCGGGGGTCAAAAATATCTTTGTGGCCTCCGGGGTGCGCTACGATCTGGCCCTGCATGATCATAAGTATTCAAAGGAACTGATTCAAAAGCATACTGGCGGACATCTGAAAGTGGCTCCGGAGCATTGCGCCGCCAATGTTCTGAAACAGATGAATAAGCCTGCCCTGAGCGTCTTCATTGAATTCATAAAGATCTTCCGACATTTGAGCAAAAAGGAACAATACCTGGTGCCGTATCTTATCTCCAGCCATCCCGGCTGCAGTTATGATGATATGCTGGATCTGAAGAGCTTTCTTAAAAGGAACGATCTGGTCGTGGAGCAGGTGCAGGATTTCATTCCCCTGCCCATGACGGCCTCAGCCGCCATGTACCACACCGGCAGAAACCCCTATAGCGGCCAGGAGCTTTTTGTGGAAAAAACAGCGGCCGGGAAGCTGAGACAGAGATATGTCCTGGAGGCCGGCCGGGGTGATCAATGGGAAGGGAGCGGAAAAAATGAAAGAAAGTATAAACGATTAAAACAAACCAGAAGGAAGCCATGA